AACAATTTTCTTCAATTACTCTTTATCTCTACTATCCTCTCTTTTACTTACACTTGTCATCCGCAAGAGTAACTGTTTCGCGCGCGCGCACAAGACGCAACCATGTGCCGTTTTCTGGTGAGTCCCCTATAACAAAGGTCCCTTTTCCTTATCTGTGCCTCCGAAGCCGGATCCTCAGTCGCAGAACCTCAACGCTGACTTTGCAactcttctttttctaggTCTACAAAGGAAGCGACGACATTCTCTTATCAAAGCTGATTCTCGATCCCACCCACTCGATTCTCAAGCAATCTTTTGATTCCAGGCTGCGTCTCGTGAGTCACCCCCCACATCCTGACCGATACTTAAAAGCAACGTCATATCTGACCCGTTGCGACGCTCTGTAGGATACGAGACGAGGACAGAACAACGCGGATGGTTTCGGCATCGGTTTCTACACCGACCCCAAGCTTGGCTCAGCGCCCTGCCTTTTCACATCCACCATTCCCGCCTGGAACTGCACCAACTTGCAACGCATCGCTTCCAAGACCGCATCCCGTCTTATATTTGGCCATGTCCGTGCCACGACCGAGGGCTCCCTGAGCGAAGACAACTGTCACCCCTTTACACATGGCAGTTTGATGTGGATGCATAATGGAGGTCTCGGTGGATGGAAATACATCAAGCGACGTCTCGGTGAGCGTCTGGCCGACAAGTGGTACCTGGGCGTCAAGGGCGGCACCGACAGCGAATGGGCTTTTGCTCTCTTCCTCGATACCCTTGAGCGACTTGGCCACGACCCAAGCACTTGCCCCGAAACTGGCTTCGGTCCAACAATTCTTCGAGAGGCCATGAAGCGTACCATTGCGCAGATCAACGAAATGACCGATGCAATCCCAGAAAGTATCTTGCAGAACGAGGACGTCGACACTCGAAGTTTGCTCAACTTTGCCGTTACCGATGGCCACAGCGTAATCTGCACTCGATACATCAGCAGTTCAAAGGATGAGGCAGCCAGCTTGTATTATTCCTCTGGAACGCAATGGACGACACGCACCCAGTCTGCGAATGATAAGCAATATCAGATGGAGCGCAAGGATCGAGGCGCCGACATTGTTCTTGTCGCAAGCGAACCTTTGACATTCGAGAGAGGTATGCAAAATGTTCTGATCTAAATTCTCAAGCGGGTGTATACTGACTAGAAATAGAAAACTGGGTCAACGTACCAACAAACTCCATCTTGACAATTCATAGACAGACCGTCATGGTCCATCCCATCATTGACAAGTACTACGAGCGGGATCCTCATCATGTCCGCTCCAGTGCCTTTGTTCAGGCGAAGGGTCTGACATCGAACGAGAAGAACCGAAGCGATGCTGCAAGCCCTGCAGGACAGGatcgtcaac
This Fusarium poae strain DAOMC 252244 chromosome 3, whole genome shotgun sequence DNA region includes the following protein-coding sequences:
- a CDS encoding hypothetical protein (BUSCO:29261at5125) yields the protein MCRFLVYKGSDDILLSKLILDPTHSILKQSFDSRLRLDTRRGQNNADGFGIGFYTDPKLGSAPCLFTSTIPAWNCTNLQRIASKTASRLIFGHVRATTEGSLSEDNCHPFTHGSLMWMHNGGLGGWKYIKRRLGERLADKWYLGVKGGTDSEWAFALFLDTLERLGHDPSTCPETGFGPTILREAMKRTIAQINEMTDAIPESILQNEDVDTRSLLNFAVTDGHSVICTRYISSSKDEAASLYYSSGTQWTTRTQSANDKQYQMERKDRGADIVLVASEPLTFERENWVNVPTNSILTIHRQTVMVHPIIDKYYERDPHHVRSSAFVQAKGLTSNEKNRSDAASPAGQDRQQQELDGYRKMMTGTLSLGQSRSLSPDVCRQTRKLAPGLVPVHVPVPEPIPVPQPAQVTPPAEQSNKPTPAQGNIKVKRRSVQLLDINQGSNDLDQISDTDEPARADVRNPKKLSQYFPELTLASHAG